In Osmia bicornis bicornis chromosome 1, iOsmBic2.1, whole genome shotgun sequence, the following proteins share a genomic window:
- the LOC123988060 gene encoding platelet glycoprotein Ib alpha chain-like, which translates to MRVAVYQRHEDLGKHLRLHHHGASRRWVCGVCFFTDDSAYALKKVRKHHADSHANSAVPRAAGARSSAPAGRVSGGAPSAGGDSAEERPSIDAAPAEMTQRPSPSPLEAAGTTTRGGALTRAKKSTLTNTRTTVAAKPSNAPKKKPTITSTVTGRNLLTGWAIKKTAATPTTRKSGTPSSPADGRPPSTGSPATPPTVPQTPPHQRGPALLKGLAAGQRQ; encoded by the coding sequence ATGAGGGTGGCCGTGTACCAGCGGCACGAGGACCTAGGCAAACACCTGCGCCTCCACCACCATGGCGCCAGCAGAAGGTGGGTCTGCGGTGTATGCTTCTTCACCGACGACAGTGCTTATGCGCTGAAGAAGGTGAGGAAGCATCACGCAGACTCCCATGCAAATAGTGCGGTGCCTCGTGCCGCTGGGGCACGGTCATCTGCCCCCGCGGGAAGGGTTAGCGGCGGTGCACCCTCGGCTGGGGGGGATTCAGCCGAGGAGCGACCTTCTATAGACGCGGCGCCAGCCGAAATGACGCAGAGGCCCTCTCCGTCCCCGCTGGAAGCGGCAGGGACCACCACGCGTGGAGGCGCGCTAACGCGCGCCAAGAAATCTACCCTAACCAACACCCGGACCACGGTGGCTGCAAAACCAAGCAACGCGCCGAAGAAGAAACCGACCATCACTTCTACGGTGACGGGGAGGAACCTATTGACGGGCTGGGCCATTAAGAAGACGGCAGCGACACCAACAACGAGGAAGAGCGGGACGCCGTCCAGCCCCGCCGATGGACGACCTCCATCCACGGGGAGTCCCGCCACCCCGCCGACAGTACCCCAAACACCACCCCACCAGCGGGGACCGGCGCTGCTAAAAGGACTAGCGGCGGGCCAGCGTCAATGA
- the LOC123988062 gene encoding mucin-2-like, giving the protein MRRPSGGVTSTLTPPLKEKEKSPGTKRRTTRATTEPPQPGPPQRTATTSRKVTPAVTYAEVTRGTSTTTITMTTRRMTRATSLPPVSREDEAGGASTAQAPPTRPVVATCTFATAGTLTLTTTSVYSKPVAVVTVATRRSGGGTSPRGLKKRIQEDTVLLESAPTTRARAARATTEPPRTPPRTTRTKKRRSPPADMGPATVSDTATPITPEERPVTRRSTRAKTLSPGSIQEKKRNGDGTTTLPSPATGRPGRRRILPAIAEASPAVTAAPMKEKGKEKEKEQEEEEKEEWWDFTPRNRRRRAGRREEEGTTTTPSPRTQARQPPRIQNEGAEVEVVREPRVVRTPTGAEQGTRSRPLTVDRATSPIDFNNNSSHVL; this is encoded by the coding sequence ATGAGGAGGCCAAGCGGGGGGGTAACCTCCACCTTAACCCCCCCTctaaaggaaaaagagaagagcCCGGGGACTAAGAGAAGGACTACCCGGGCCACAACGGAGCCTCCTCAACCTGGCCCGCCCCAACGAACCGCCACCACGTCCAGGAAGGTGACACCCGCCGTCACGTATGCGGAAGTGACGAGGGGCACGTCGACCACCACAATCACCATGACCACCAGGAGGATGACACGGGCAACCTCCCTCCCGCCCGTGTCAAGAGAAGATGAAGCTGGGGGCGCATCCACAGCCCAAGCGCCCCCCACTAGACCAGTGGTGGCGACGTGCACCTTCGCGACGGCGGGGACACTGACCCTGACGACGACCTCGGTCTATAGCAAACCGGTGGCCGTCGTCACCGTCGCAACAAGAAGGAGCGGGGGGGGAACCTCGCCGAGGGGGCTCAAGAAGAGGATTCAAGAGGATACGGTGCTCCTGGAGTCCGCGCCAACGACCAGGGCGCGGGCTGCCAGGGCAACCACGGAGCCCCCTCGGACCCCCCCCAGGACAACACGaacaaagaagaggaggagCCCACCAGCGGATATGGGCCCTGCGACGGTGAGCGATACGGCCACCCCGATAACACCGGAGGAGCGCCCTGTGACGAGGAGGAGTACCCGGGCGAAAACCCTTTCGCCTGGGTCAATAcaagagaagaagaggaacgGGGACGGAACTACCACCCTACCGTCCCCCGCTACAGGGCGCCCCGGGAGAAGAAGGATTCTCCCAGCTATAGCCGAGGCGTCGCCAGCGGTCACCGCGGCGCCGATGAAGGAAAAGGggaaggagaaggagaaggaacaggaagaggaagagaaggaagaatGGTGGGACTTCACGCCGCGGAACAGGAGGAGAAGGGCTGGGCGGCGTGAAGAGGAGGGAACGACGACAACCCCGTCACCGAGGACGCAGGCGCGGCAGCCACCTCGAATACAGAATGAAGGAGCGGAAGTGGAAGTGGTTCGGGAGCCACGCGTGGTAAGAACCCCTACGGGGGCGGAGCAGGGAACTCGCAGCAGGCCCCTGACTGTCGATAGGGCTACTAGCCCTATCgactttaataataattctagtCATGTATTGTGA